One Streptomyces sp. ML-6 genomic region harbors:
- a CDS encoding fumarylacetoacetate hydrolase family protein, which translates to MRLMRIGEPGHERPVLVRPEGRHHDLSGVTDDIDGAFLAALADDPGLIPAEPVLPEIDITGLRVGAPVARPSALLCIGQNYAAHAAESGAEPPEQPILFYKSPNTVVGPYDDVLIPRGSKKTDWEVELAVVIGRRASYLDSPADAAAHIAGYAVSNDVSERAFQLEESGGQWSKGKSCATFNPLGPVLVTADEVGDPQDLRLRSHVNGEPRQDSSTADMIFSVAHLVHHLSQYLVLEPGDVINTGTPQGVALSGRFPYLGPGDVMEVEISGLGRQRSVCRPA; encoded by the coding sequence ATGCGACTGATGCGCATCGGCGAGCCGGGCCACGAGCGCCCGGTCCTCGTCCGTCCCGAAGGCCGTCACCACGACCTGTCCGGCGTCACCGACGACATCGACGGCGCGTTCCTCGCCGCGCTCGCGGACGACCCGGGCCTGATCCCCGCCGAGCCCGTGCTCCCCGAGATCGACATCACGGGCCTGCGGGTCGGCGCCCCGGTGGCCCGGCCCTCCGCGCTGCTGTGCATCGGCCAGAACTACGCGGCCCACGCCGCGGAGTCGGGTGCCGAACCGCCCGAGCAGCCGATCCTCTTCTACAAGTCGCCGAACACGGTCGTCGGCCCGTACGACGACGTGCTCATCCCGCGCGGCTCGAAGAAGACGGACTGGGAGGTGGAGCTGGCCGTCGTCATCGGCCGCCGCGCCTCCTACCTGGACTCCCCCGCCGACGCCGCCGCGCACATCGCGGGCTACGCCGTCAGCAACGACGTCTCCGAACGCGCCTTCCAGCTGGAGGAGTCGGGCGGTCAGTGGTCCAAGGGCAAGAGCTGTGCCACGTTCAACCCGCTGGGCCCGGTGCTGGTGACGGCCGACGAGGTCGGCGACCCGCAGGACCTGCGGCTGCGCAGCCACGTCAACGGCGAGCCGCGGCAGGACTCCAGCACCGCGGACATGATCTTCAGCGTGGCGCATCTGGTGCACCACCTGTCGCAGTACCTGGTGCTGGAGCCCGGTGACGTCATCAACACCGGTACCCCGCAGGGCGTGGCGCTGTCCGGCCGCTTCCCCTACCTGGGTCCGGGCGACGTGATGGAGGTCGAGATCTCGGGCCTCGGGCGGCAGCGCAGCGTCTGCCGGCCCGCGTAG
- a CDS encoding NAD(P)/FAD-dependent oxidoreductase has product MTSTVPNAVQHTDATAEPITMFGPDFPYAYDDFLAHPAGIGQIPATEHGTEVAVIGGGLSGIVAAYELMKMGLKPVVYEADRIGGRLRTVGFDGCDPDLTAEMGAMRFPPSSTALQHYIDLVGLETKPFPNPLSPATPSTVVDLKGESHYARTIDDLPQVYRDVMDAWNRCLEEGADFSDMNRAMRERDVPRIREIWARLVEKLDNQTFYGFLCDSDAFKSFRHREIFGQVGFGTGGWDTDFPNSILEILRVVYTEADDHHRGIVGGSQQLPLRLWDREPQKIVHWPLGTSLSSLHGGEPRPAVTRMNRTAGNRITVTDATGDIRTYPAAIFTGQSWLLLSKVDCDDTLFPIDHWTAMERTHYMESSKLFVPVDRPFWLDKDESTGRDAMSMTLTDRMTRGTYLLDDGPDRPAVICLSYTWCDDSLKWLPLSPAERMDVMLKSLGEIYPHVDIRKHIIGNPVTVSWENEPYFMGAFKANLPGHYRYQRRLFTHFMQDRLPADRRGLFLAGDDISWTAGWAEGAVQTALNAVWGVMHQFGGETDPTNPGPGDVFDDIAPVELPEN; this is encoded by the coding sequence ATGACGTCCACGGTGCCCAACGCCGTCCAGCACACCGACGCCACCGCCGAGCCGATCACGATGTTCGGGCCGGACTTCCCCTACGCGTACGACGACTTCCTGGCACACCCGGCCGGGATCGGGCAGATCCCGGCGACCGAGCACGGCACCGAGGTGGCCGTCATCGGCGGCGGACTGTCCGGCATCGTCGCCGCGTACGAGCTGATGAAGATGGGGCTCAAGCCCGTCGTCTACGAGGCGGACCGGATCGGCGGCCGGCTGCGCACCGTCGGGTTCGACGGCTGCGACCCGGACCTCACCGCCGAGATGGGCGCGATGCGCTTCCCGCCGTCCTCCACCGCCCTCCAGCACTACATCGACCTGGTCGGCCTGGAGACGAAGCCGTTCCCCAACCCGCTCTCCCCGGCCACCCCGTCGACCGTCGTCGACCTCAAGGGCGAGTCCCACTACGCGCGGACCATCGACGACCTTCCGCAGGTCTACCGCGACGTGATGGACGCCTGGAACCGCTGCCTGGAGGAGGGCGCCGACTTCTCCGACATGAACCGCGCGATGCGCGAGCGCGACGTGCCGCGCATCCGGGAGATCTGGGCGAGGCTCGTCGAGAAGCTCGACAACCAGACCTTCTACGGCTTCCTCTGCGACTCCGACGCCTTCAAGTCCTTCCGGCACCGGGAGATCTTCGGCCAGGTCGGCTTCGGCACCGGCGGCTGGGACACCGACTTCCCCAACTCCATCCTGGAGATCCTGCGCGTCGTCTACACCGAGGCGGACGACCACCACCGGGGCATCGTCGGCGGCAGCCAGCAGCTCCCGCTGCGGCTGTGGGACCGCGAGCCGCAGAAGATCGTCCACTGGCCGCTCGGCACCTCGCTGTCCTCGCTGCACGGCGGCGAGCCGCGCCCGGCCGTGACCCGGATGAACCGCACCGCCGGCAACCGGATCACCGTCACCGACGCCACCGGCGACATCCGCACCTACCCGGCCGCGATCTTCACCGGGCAGTCCTGGCTGCTGCTCTCGAAGGTCGACTGCGACGACACGCTCTTCCCGATCGACCACTGGACGGCGATGGAGCGCACCCACTACATGGAGTCGTCCAAGCTGTTCGTCCCGGTCGACCGGCCGTTCTGGCTGGACAAGGACGAGTCGACCGGCCGGGACGCCATGTCGATGACGCTCACCGACCGGATGACCCGGGGGACGTACCTCCTGGACGACGGCCCCGACCGGCCCGCCGTCATCTGCCTCTCGTACACCTGGTGCGACGACAGCCTGAAGTGGCTGCCGCTCTCCCCGGCCGAGCGCATGGACGTCATGCTCAAGTCGCTCGGCGAGATCTACCCGCACGTGGACATCAGGAAGCACATCATCGGCAACCCGGTGACGGTCTCCTGGGAGAACGAGCCCTACTTCATGGGGGCGTTCAAGGCCAACCTGCCCGGCCACTACCGCTACCAGCGGCGGCTGTTCACCCACTTCATGCAGGACCGGCTGCCCGCCGACCGGCGCGGGCTGTTCCTCGCGGGCGACGACATCTCCTGGACGGCCGGATGGGCCGAGGGCGCCGTGCAGACCGCGCTCAACGCCGTGTGGGGCGTGATGCACCAGTTCGGCGGCGAGACGGACCCGACGAACCCCGGCCCCGGCGACGTCTTCGACGACATCGCCCCGGTCGAACTCCCGGAGAACTGA
- a CDS encoding carbon-nitrogen hydrolase family protein, with protein MPSLRTALLQSSGRPGRVDENLEVLDDAARRAAEAGARLLVCPELFLTGYAIGADVARLAEPADGPSLRAVGEIAARHGLAVLHGYPERAGERIFNAAQLVGPDGAVLAGYRKTHLFGDFEQKWFTPGEQTVVQADLDGVRIGIVICYDVEFPENVRAHALAGTDLLLVPTALMHPFSFVAESLVPVRAFENQMYVAYANRTGQEGEFEFVGLSCLAGPDGTARTRAGRGEELVIGEVDPRFLSASRAANPYLRDRRPGLYGSLAPARTAP; from the coding sequence ATGCCGTCGTTGCGCACCGCCCTGCTCCAGAGCTCCGGACGCCCCGGGCGCGTGGACGAGAACCTCGAGGTGCTCGACGACGCCGCGCGGCGGGCGGCCGAGGCCGGTGCCCGGCTGCTGGTCTGCCCCGAACTCTTCCTGACCGGCTACGCGATCGGGGCCGACGTCGCCCGGCTGGCCGAGCCGGCCGACGGGCCGTCCCTCCGGGCCGTCGGCGAGATCGCCGCCCGGCACGGACTCGCCGTCCTCCACGGCTACCCGGAACGCGCGGGCGAGCGGATCTTCAACGCCGCGCAGCTCGTCGGCCCGGACGGGGCGGTACTGGCCGGCTACCGCAAGACGCACCTGTTCGGCGACTTCGAGCAGAAGTGGTTCACCCCGGGCGAGCAGACCGTGGTCCAGGCCGACCTGGACGGCGTACGCATCGGCATCGTGATCTGCTACGACGTCGAGTTCCCGGAGAACGTCCGCGCGCACGCCCTCGCGGGCACCGACCTGCTCCTGGTGCCCACCGCGCTGATGCACCCCTTCTCGTTCGTCGCCGAGTCCCTCGTGCCGGTCCGCGCCTTCGAGAACCAGATGTACGTGGCGTACGCCAACCGGACGGGGCAGGAGGGCGAGTTCGAGTTCGTCGGACTGAGCTGCCTGGCCGGCCCCGACGGCACCGCCCGCACCCGCGCCGGACGCGGCGAGGAACTGGTCATCGGCGAGGTGGACCCCCGCTTCCTGAGCGCCTCGCGCGCCGCCAACCCGTATCTGCGCGACCGCCGCCCCGGTCTGTACGGCTCCCTCGCCCCGGCCCGTACGGCTCCCTGA
- a CDS encoding Lrp/AsnC family transcriptional regulator, whose protein sequence is MRLNDLDERIVHALAEDARRSYADIGAMIGLSAPAVKRRVDRLRAEGAITGFTVRVDPAALGWETEGFIEIYCSRNTSPEAIKQGLARYPEIASASTVTGDADAIVQVFAADMRHFEQVLERIAGEPYVERTKSVLVLSPLLRRYSSGVPE, encoded by the coding sequence GTGCGCCTGAACGACCTCGACGAACGCATCGTCCACGCCCTCGCCGAAGACGCCCGGCGCTCCTACGCGGACATCGGAGCCATGATCGGCCTGTCCGCGCCCGCCGTGAAACGCCGGGTGGACCGGCTGCGCGCCGAGGGCGCCATCACCGGCTTCACGGTCCGGGTGGACCCGGCGGCGCTGGGCTGGGAGACCGAGGGGTTCATCGAGATCTACTGCAGCCGCAACACCTCGCCGGAGGCGATCAAGCAGGGCCTCGCCCGGTACCCGGAGATCGCGTCGGCCTCCACGGTGACCGGCGACGCCGACGCGATCGTGCAGGTCTTCGCCGCGGACATGCGCCACTTCGAGCAGGTGCTGGAGCGGATCGCGGGCGAGCCCTACGTGGAGCGGACCAAGTCCGTCCTGGTGCTGTCGCCGCTGCTGCGACGGTACTCGTCGGGCGTGCCCGAGTAG
- a CDS encoding aldehyde dehydrogenase family protein, whose translation MSFFTDLAQQYIDGEWRPGKGSWDIIDFNPYNGEKLAEITVATAGEVDQAYRAAEAAQQAWGDTNPYSRRMVLERALRIVEEREAEIGDAIVAELGGTRVKAAFELHLAKEFLRESIQLALRPSGQILPSPTEGKENRVYRMPVGVVGVISPFNFPFLLSLKSVAPALALGNAVVLKPHQNTPVCGGTLVAKVFEEAGLPAGLLNVVVTDIAEIGDALLEHPVPQVISFTGSDKVGRHVATVCAANLKRAVLELGGNSALIVLDDADLDYAVDAAVFSRYVHQGQVCMAANRILVDRAVEKEFTEKFVAKVASLKVGDPADPETVIGPLINSSQAEAVSSLVDQTVEAGATALLHGRAEGNLVSPSVLTGLAADSPVLSQEIFGPVALLVPFDGEDEAVRIANDTPYGLSGAVHTGNIERGVRVGQRIRTGMIHINDGTVHDEPIVPFGGEKSSGLGRLNGDSMVEAFTTQKWISVQHGRSRFPF comes from the coding sequence ATGTCCTTCTTCACCGACCTGGCCCAGCAGTACATCGACGGAGAATGGAGGCCGGGCAAGGGATCCTGGGACATCATCGACTTCAACCCGTACAACGGGGAGAAGCTCGCCGAGATCACGGTCGCCACGGCCGGCGAGGTGGACCAGGCGTACCGCGCGGCGGAGGCCGCCCAGCAGGCCTGGGGCGACACCAACCCGTACAGTCGCCGCATGGTCCTGGAGCGGGCCCTGCGCATCGTCGAGGAGCGCGAGGCCGAGATCGGCGACGCGATCGTCGCGGAGCTGGGCGGCACCCGGGTGAAGGCGGCCTTCGAGCTGCACCTGGCCAAGGAGTTCCTGCGGGAGTCGATCCAGCTCGCGCTGCGGCCCTCGGGCCAGATCCTGCCCTCGCCGACCGAGGGCAAGGAGAACCGGGTCTACCGGATGCCCGTCGGGGTCGTCGGGGTCATCAGCCCCTTCAACTTCCCGTTCCTGCTGTCGCTGAAGTCCGTCGCCCCCGCCCTGGCGCTCGGCAACGCCGTGGTGCTCAAGCCGCACCAGAACACCCCGGTCTGCGGCGGCACGCTGGTGGCGAAGGTGTTCGAGGAGGCGGGGCTGCCCGCCGGTCTGCTGAACGTCGTGGTCACCGACATCGCCGAGATCGGTGACGCGCTGCTGGAGCACCCCGTGCCCCAGGTCATCTCCTTCACCGGCTCGGACAAGGTGGGGCGGCACGTCGCCACGGTGTGCGCGGCGAACCTCAAGCGCGCCGTGCTCGAACTCGGCGGCAACAGCGCGCTGATCGTCCTCGACGACGCCGACCTGGACTACGCCGTGGACGCGGCCGTCTTCAGCCGGTACGTGCACCAGGGGCAGGTCTGCATGGCCGCCAACCGCATCCTGGTCGACCGGGCGGTGGAGAAGGAGTTCACCGAGAAGTTCGTCGCGAAGGTCGCCTCCCTCAAGGTCGGCGACCCGGCCGACCCCGAGACCGTCATCGGCCCGCTGATCAACTCCTCGCAGGCCGAGGCCGTCTCCTCGCTCGTGGACCAGACCGTGGAGGCCGGTGCCACGGCACTGCTGCACGGCCGGGCCGAGGGCAACCTGGTGAGCCCGTCCGTGCTGACCGGGCTGGCCGCCGATTCCCCCGTCCTGTCCCAGGAGATCTTCGGCCCGGTCGCGCTCCTCGTGCCGTTCGACGGCGAGGACGAGGCGGTCCGGATCGCCAACGACACCCCGTACGGGCTGAGCGGTGCGGTGCACACCGGCAACATCGAACGCGGCGTACGGGTCGGGCAGCGCATCCGCACCGGCATGATCCACATCAACGACGGCACGGTCCACGACGAGCCCATCGTCCCGTTCGGCGGCGAGAAGAGCTCGGGCCTCGGCCGGCTCAACGGCGACTCGATGGTCGAGGCCTTCACCACCCAGAAGTGGATCTCGGTGCAGCACGGCCGCTCGCGGTTCCCGTTCTGA